The following coding sequences lie in one Arachis ipaensis cultivar K30076 chromosome B03, Araip1.1, whole genome shotgun sequence genomic window:
- the LOC107629978 gene encoding pentatricopeptide repeat-containing protein At5g03800 isoform X2: MASLLLRSTSFFFSPLPQSNPINLKTPSQFSSFLHSHSHSHTQYKLSIKLNHHHALLPPLLQSTLSHDHQYPLLLDALSASLRFSPHLASAVHAALLKLQEHHTPHLFTALLLAYLKLNLLPAAHRLFLSLPSPPNVVVYSALISAFSKSNNHHHRHHALLFFLHMVHSDVLPNDYAFVAVLTACIQTQNLQFGQQLHAAIVKTGYLDSAFVANALMGLYGKCGGRYSLVLKLFDDMLQRDIASWNTVISVAVKEFMYDDALSLFREMQATDDLRVDDFTLSTLLAACSRSASVVEGFQVHTHAIKVGWGNNLSVGNALIGFYTKWGTIDDVVDLFEEMNERDVITWTEMVAAYMEFGFVDLAMEVFDEMPERNVVSYNALLSGFCKNGEGLKALDLFSKMVEEGMELTDFSLTSAVNACSLLGDYWVSRQVHGFALKFAFGSNACVEAALLDMYTRSGRMGDARKMFCRWELEEFISVVCTSMICGYARNGQLDEAISLIQQSQSEGKMIMDEVAATSMLGICGTIGCHDMGKQIHCHAVKFGYESNIGVGNAVVSMYFKCGNVDDAIGMFNGMPSTDIVSWNTLISGHLLQRQGDKALEVWSDMQKKGIKPDQVTFVLVISAYRLTSLNLVDDCHRLFNLLRNEYQVEPTCEHYSSFISVLGQWGLLEEAEETIKTMPFEPSASVWRALLDSCRLHKNTIIGNRAAKHILAMEPKDPSTYILISNLYSASARWHLSEMVRKDMKEKGFHKHPAQSWIICQNKIHSFYARDRSHPQEKDIYSGLEILILECLKAGYEPDTSFVLHEVEEYQKKDFLFCHSAKLAATYGILMSKPGKPIRIVKNILLCGDCHTFLKYVSVVTKRDIFLRDSSGFHCFSNGQCSCKDYW; encoded by the coding sequence ATGGCATCCCTCCTTCTCCgatccacttctttcttcttctcccctCTCCCTCAGTCAAACCCCATCAACCTCAAAACCCCTTCTCAATTTTCCTCCTTTCTTcactcacactcacactcacacaCTCAATACAAACTCTCCATCAAACTCAACCACCATCATGCCCTCCTGCCCCCTCTCCTCCAATCAACCCTTTCCCACGACCACCAATACCCCCTCCTCCTCGACGCCCTCTCCGCCTCCCTCCGCTTCTCCCCACACCTCGCCTCCGCTGTCCACGCCGCCCTCCTCAAGCTCCAAGAACACCACACCCCACACCTCTTCACTGCCCTCCTCCTCGCCTACctcaagctcaacctcctccccGCCGCCCACCGCCTCTTCCTCTCCCTCCCTTCTCCTCCAAATGTCGTCGTCTATTCGGCCCTCATCTCCGCCTTCTCCAAgtccaacaaccaccaccatcgCCACCATgccctcctcttcttccttcacATGGTACATTCCGATGTTCTCCCTAATGACTACGCCTTTGTCGCCGTCTTAACTGCTTGCATTCAAACCCAAAATCTCCAATTCGGCCAGCAATTACATGCCGCGATTGTGAAAACCGGTTACTTGGACTCTGCTTTTGTTGCAAATGCGCTTATGGGGTTGTACGGTAAGTGTGGCGGGCGTTACAGTTTGGTTCTCAAGCTGTTCGATGACATGCTTCAAAGGGACATTGCGTCGTGGAACACTGTTATATCTGTTGCCGTGAAGGAATTCATGTATGATGACGCTCTTTCGTTGTTCCGTGAGATGCAAGCAACGGATGATTTGAGAGTGGACGATTTTACCCTCTCCACGCTTTTGGCTGCTTGTTCTAGAAGTGCTTCGGTGGTGGAAGGTTTCCAAGTTCACACGCACGCTATTAAGGTTGGGTGGGGAAACAATTTGAGCGTTGGCAATGCGCTTATTGGGTTCTACACCAAGTGGGGGACGATTGATGATGTGGTGGATTTGTTTGAGGAGATGAATGAGAGGGATGTGATAACTTGGACCGAAATGGTAGCGGCGTACATGGAGTTTGGGTTTGTAGATTTGGCAATGGAGGTGTTTGATGAGATGCCGGAGAGAAACGTGGTGTCTTATAATGCTTTATTGTCTGGGTTTTGTAAGAATGGGGAAGGTTTAAAGGCTTTGGATTTGTTTTCAAAGATGGTGGAGGAGGGAATGGAATTAACGGATTTCAGTTTGACTAGTGCAGTTAATGCTTGCAGCTTGCTTGGTGACTATTGGGTTAGTAGGCAGGTTCATGGGTTTGCTCTCAAATTTGCTTTCGGATCGAATGCATGTGTTGAAGCGGCTTTGCTTGATATGTACACGAGGTCTGGGAGGATGGGAGATGCCAGGAAGATGTTCTGTAGGTGGGAGTTGGAGGAATTCATCTCTGTGGTTTGTACATCCATGATATGCGGCTATGCTCGAAATGGGCAGCTGGACGAGGCGATTTCTCTTATCCAACAGAGTCAATCAGAAGGGAAGATGATCATGGATGAAGTTGCGGCCACTTCGATGCTTGGTATTTGTGGGACTATTGGATGTCATGATATGGGTAAGCAAATTCACTGCCATGCTGTTAAGTTTGGTTATGAATCTAATATCGGAGTTGGGAATGCAGTTGTTAGTATGTATTTTAAGTGTGGGAATGTGGATGATGCAATTGGGATGTTTAATGGTATGCCTTCAACCGACATTGTTTCATGGAATACTTTGATTTCCGGACATCTTCTACAGAGACAGGGTGATAAAGCATTGGAAGTATGGTCAGATATGCAGAAGAAAGGCATAAAGCCTGACCAAGTCACATTTGTTTTGGTCATTTCTGCTTACAGGCTAACTAGCTTGAATTTGGTTGATGATTGTCATCGTTTGTTTAATTTGTTGCGAAACGAATATCAAGTTGAGCCTACTTGCGAACACTATTCTTCCTTCATCAGTGTTTTGGGTCAGTGGGGTCTTCTGGAAGAAGCAGAGGAAACCATCAAGACAATGCCTTTTGAGCCTTCAGCTTCTGTTTGGCGTGCTTTGCTTGACAGTTGCAGACTACACAAGAACACAATCATTGGAAACCGGGCTGCCAAGCATATTCTTGCCATGGAACCTAAGGATCCATCAACCTACATACTCATTTCAAATTTGTATTCTGCTTCTGCAAGATGGCACTTGTCTGAAATGGTAAGAAAGGATATGAAAGAAAAGGGATTTCACAAACATCCGGCACAAAGTTGGATCATTTGTCAGAATAAGATACATTCATTCTATGCAAGAGATAGATCCCATCCCCAAGAGAAAGACATATATAGCGGATTGGAGATTCTAATCTTGGAGTGCCTAAAAGCTGGGTATGAACCTGATACAAGTTTTGTTCTGCATGAAGTAGAGGAATATCAAAAGAAAGATTTTCTGTTCTGTCATAGTGCAAAGCTGGCAGCTACTTATGGAATTCTGATGAGCAAACCAGGGAAGCCAATTCGGATTGTGAAGAATATCCTTCTCTGTGGGGACTGCCATACATTCCTAAAATATGTATCCGTTGTCACTAAGAGGGATATTTTTCTTAGAGATTCTTCAGGATTTCATTGTTTCTCCAATGGCCAGTGCTCTTGTAAAGACTATTGGTGA
- the LOC107629978 gene encoding pentatricopeptide repeat-containing protein At5g03800 isoform X1, with protein MCVCVRETKKLGFSRLLQVQERPHRNVKPTNNDSDNHYYRQMASLLLRSTSFFFSPLPQSNPINLKTPSQFSSFLHSHSHSHTQYKLSIKLNHHHALLPPLLQSTLSHDHQYPLLLDALSASLRFSPHLASAVHAALLKLQEHHTPHLFTALLLAYLKLNLLPAAHRLFLSLPSPPNVVVYSALISAFSKSNNHHHRHHALLFFLHMVHSDVLPNDYAFVAVLTACIQTQNLQFGQQLHAAIVKTGYLDSAFVANALMGLYGKCGGRYSLVLKLFDDMLQRDIASWNTVISVAVKEFMYDDALSLFREMQATDDLRVDDFTLSTLLAACSRSASVVEGFQVHTHAIKVGWGNNLSVGNALIGFYTKWGTIDDVVDLFEEMNERDVITWTEMVAAYMEFGFVDLAMEVFDEMPERNVVSYNALLSGFCKNGEGLKALDLFSKMVEEGMELTDFSLTSAVNACSLLGDYWVSRQVHGFALKFAFGSNACVEAALLDMYTRSGRMGDARKMFCRWELEEFISVVCTSMICGYARNGQLDEAISLIQQSQSEGKMIMDEVAATSMLGICGTIGCHDMGKQIHCHAVKFGYESNIGVGNAVVSMYFKCGNVDDAIGMFNGMPSTDIVSWNTLISGHLLQRQGDKALEVWSDMQKKGIKPDQVTFVLVISAYRLTSLNLVDDCHRLFNLLRNEYQVEPTCEHYSSFISVLGQWGLLEEAEETIKTMPFEPSASVWRALLDSCRLHKNTIIGNRAAKHILAMEPKDPSTYILISNLYSASARWHLSEMVRKDMKEKGFHKHPAQSWIICQNKIHSFYARDRSHPQEKDIYSGLEILILECLKAGYEPDTSFVLHEVEEYQKKDFLFCHSAKLAATYGILMSKPGKPIRIVKNILLCGDCHTFLKYVSVVTKRDIFLRDSSGFHCFSNGQCSCKDYW; from the coding sequence atgtgtgtgtgtgtgagagagactAAAAAGCTGGGATTTAGTAGGCTGCTGCAGGTACAAGAGAGGCCACATAGGAATGTGAAGCCTACTAATAATGATAGTGATAATCATTATTATCGACAGATGGCATCCCTCCTTCTCCgatccacttctttcttcttctcccctCTCCCTCAGTCAAACCCCATCAACCTCAAAACCCCTTCTCAATTTTCCTCCTTTCTTcactcacactcacactcacacaCTCAATACAAACTCTCCATCAAACTCAACCACCATCATGCCCTCCTGCCCCCTCTCCTCCAATCAACCCTTTCCCACGACCACCAATACCCCCTCCTCCTCGACGCCCTCTCCGCCTCCCTCCGCTTCTCCCCACACCTCGCCTCCGCTGTCCACGCCGCCCTCCTCAAGCTCCAAGAACACCACACCCCACACCTCTTCACTGCCCTCCTCCTCGCCTACctcaagctcaacctcctccccGCCGCCCACCGCCTCTTCCTCTCCCTCCCTTCTCCTCCAAATGTCGTCGTCTATTCGGCCCTCATCTCCGCCTTCTCCAAgtccaacaaccaccaccatcgCCACCATgccctcctcttcttccttcacATGGTACATTCCGATGTTCTCCCTAATGACTACGCCTTTGTCGCCGTCTTAACTGCTTGCATTCAAACCCAAAATCTCCAATTCGGCCAGCAATTACATGCCGCGATTGTGAAAACCGGTTACTTGGACTCTGCTTTTGTTGCAAATGCGCTTATGGGGTTGTACGGTAAGTGTGGCGGGCGTTACAGTTTGGTTCTCAAGCTGTTCGATGACATGCTTCAAAGGGACATTGCGTCGTGGAACACTGTTATATCTGTTGCCGTGAAGGAATTCATGTATGATGACGCTCTTTCGTTGTTCCGTGAGATGCAAGCAACGGATGATTTGAGAGTGGACGATTTTACCCTCTCCACGCTTTTGGCTGCTTGTTCTAGAAGTGCTTCGGTGGTGGAAGGTTTCCAAGTTCACACGCACGCTATTAAGGTTGGGTGGGGAAACAATTTGAGCGTTGGCAATGCGCTTATTGGGTTCTACACCAAGTGGGGGACGATTGATGATGTGGTGGATTTGTTTGAGGAGATGAATGAGAGGGATGTGATAACTTGGACCGAAATGGTAGCGGCGTACATGGAGTTTGGGTTTGTAGATTTGGCAATGGAGGTGTTTGATGAGATGCCGGAGAGAAACGTGGTGTCTTATAATGCTTTATTGTCTGGGTTTTGTAAGAATGGGGAAGGTTTAAAGGCTTTGGATTTGTTTTCAAAGATGGTGGAGGAGGGAATGGAATTAACGGATTTCAGTTTGACTAGTGCAGTTAATGCTTGCAGCTTGCTTGGTGACTATTGGGTTAGTAGGCAGGTTCATGGGTTTGCTCTCAAATTTGCTTTCGGATCGAATGCATGTGTTGAAGCGGCTTTGCTTGATATGTACACGAGGTCTGGGAGGATGGGAGATGCCAGGAAGATGTTCTGTAGGTGGGAGTTGGAGGAATTCATCTCTGTGGTTTGTACATCCATGATATGCGGCTATGCTCGAAATGGGCAGCTGGACGAGGCGATTTCTCTTATCCAACAGAGTCAATCAGAAGGGAAGATGATCATGGATGAAGTTGCGGCCACTTCGATGCTTGGTATTTGTGGGACTATTGGATGTCATGATATGGGTAAGCAAATTCACTGCCATGCTGTTAAGTTTGGTTATGAATCTAATATCGGAGTTGGGAATGCAGTTGTTAGTATGTATTTTAAGTGTGGGAATGTGGATGATGCAATTGGGATGTTTAATGGTATGCCTTCAACCGACATTGTTTCATGGAATACTTTGATTTCCGGACATCTTCTACAGAGACAGGGTGATAAAGCATTGGAAGTATGGTCAGATATGCAGAAGAAAGGCATAAAGCCTGACCAAGTCACATTTGTTTTGGTCATTTCTGCTTACAGGCTAACTAGCTTGAATTTGGTTGATGATTGTCATCGTTTGTTTAATTTGTTGCGAAACGAATATCAAGTTGAGCCTACTTGCGAACACTATTCTTCCTTCATCAGTGTTTTGGGTCAGTGGGGTCTTCTGGAAGAAGCAGAGGAAACCATCAAGACAATGCCTTTTGAGCCTTCAGCTTCTGTTTGGCGTGCTTTGCTTGACAGTTGCAGACTACACAAGAACACAATCATTGGAAACCGGGCTGCCAAGCATATTCTTGCCATGGAACCTAAGGATCCATCAACCTACATACTCATTTCAAATTTGTATTCTGCTTCTGCAAGATGGCACTTGTCTGAAATGGTAAGAAAGGATATGAAAGAAAAGGGATTTCACAAACATCCGGCACAAAGTTGGATCATTTGTCAGAATAAGATACATTCATTCTATGCAAGAGATAGATCCCATCCCCAAGAGAAAGACATATATAGCGGATTGGAGATTCTAATCTTGGAGTGCCTAAAAGCTGGGTATGAACCTGATACAAGTTTTGTTCTGCATGAAGTAGAGGAATATCAAAAGAAAGATTTTCTGTTCTGTCATAGTGCAAAGCTGGCAGCTACTTATGGAATTCTGATGAGCAAACCAGGGAAGCCAATTCGGATTGTGAAGAATATCCTTCTCTGTGGGGACTGCCATACATTCCTAAAATATGTATCCGTTGTCACTAAGAGGGATATTTTTCTTAGAGATTCTTCAGGATTTCATTGTTTCTCCAATGGCCAGTGCTCTTGTAAAGACTATTGGTGA